One Salvia splendens isolate huo1 chromosome 22, SspV2, whole genome shotgun sequence DNA segment encodes these proteins:
- the LOC121787867 gene encoding serpin-ZX-like: MKQGRECGNYHEIGHHDSRRFGGLSRCLGLKFRLVVAAATGSSVSTPVSSSTGSSSSAGGVHHPLANRLLCCNLHRRWRCFRNTYLKPEGESPFDPFYFHIIHTIFADGFHLGGPQLSTKGGVWPDWTHYLKPSFRDIVHNPMDLSPRMVYATAVCFRGTWSEKFDENLTTDADFHLLNSTGVGVPFMTNVCNQRVGAFDRFSMYTYLPDAKDGVPYLIERICFELGFVDSHLPHEEAVTLDEFRVPKFKIGFDLEASTVLKEMGVIVDESLLGEVLLRAFVVVNEEGTEAEGETVSAGLGLACPMMDKKAGLRFVANHPFVFTIREDMSGVVLLHRQLLDPLAEASFGIFRNPDRI; encoded by the exons ATGAAACAAGGTCGAGAATGTGGAAATTATCATGAGATTGGACACCATGATTCGAG GCGGTTTGGAGGCTTGAGCCGGTGTCTTGGCCTTAAGTTCCGGCTCGTCGTCGCTGCTGCTACCGGTTCTTCCGTCTCCACTCCAGTCTCTTCTTCCACCGGTTCCTCCTCCTCGGCTGGCGGCGTTCATCACCCCCTCGCCAACCGCCTCCTCTGCTGTAATCTCCATCGACGGTGGCGGTGTTTTCGTAACACATATCTCAAACCAGAGGGCGAGTCACCCTTCGACCCCTTCTACTTCCACATCATCCACACGATCTTCGCAGACGGCTTCCACCTCGGTGGGCCCCAGTTGTCGACCAAGGGCGGGGTCTGGCCCGACTGGACCCACTATCTCAAGCCCTCTTTCCGAGATATTGTCCACAATCCG ATGGACCTCTCGCCTAGAATGGTGTACGCAACGGCAGTCTGTTTCAGAGGAACATGGAGTGAGAAATTCGACGAGAATCTAACAACAGATGCTGACTTCCACCTCTTAAACAGCACCGGCGTTGGCGTCCCCTTCATGACCAACGTGTGCAATCAGCGCGTTGGCGCCTTCGACAGATTCTCCATGTACACCTATCTTCCGGATGCCAAAGATGGGGTGCCTTATTTGATCGAGAGAATCTGCTTCGAGCTCGGGTTTGTAGACAGCCATCTCCCTCACGAGGAGGCGGTGACTCTTGATGAATTTCGCGTACCCAAGTTTAAGATAGGTTTCGATTTGGAGGCATCTACGGTGTTGAAGGAGATGGGAGTG ATTGTGGACGAATCGTTGCTTGGCGAGGTACTGCTTAGGGCGTTTGTGGTGGTGAATGAGGAGGGCACCGAAGCCGAGGGAGAGACAGTGTCTGCGGGCTTAGGTTTGGCCTGTCCGATGATGGATAAGAAGGCGGGGCTGAGATTCGTGGCGAACCATCCTTTCGTCTTCACCATTAGAGAGGATATGAGTGGGGTAGTACTTCTTCATCGTCAGCTGCTCGATCCCCTTGCCGAAGCATCATTTGGTATCTTTCGAAACCCAGATAGGATTTAG
- the LOC121786079 gene encoding probable methyltransferase TCM_000336 has product MDIHKAFHMKGGVGDNSYSKNSSLQKRVADKVKHVTTEAIQQVFITKKPKSLGIADLGCASGPNALSIIKQVVEAVESASRAIQQPPPEFRIYLNDLHTNDFNTIFQGLPDLYKELNRGTKQQPPLYIAACPGTFYGRLFPERSLHFVYSSNSLHWLSMVPRGIYDGEGRSMNGKSIYISERSPPAVRRAYLEQFQEDFSLFLKSRSRELIHGGRMVLVMLGRTASDHTHCANLFLWELLYQSLAHLVAQGEVEEEKLESYDVHFYAPSKEELEDEVRKEGSFRTEMVEVFEMERADMSGSYGTAVAKAVRCIQESMLAHHFGEGILDKLFHHYAALIDQESAKCDVRSTTAVLLLTKL; this is encoded by the exons ATGGATATTCACAAAGCATTCCACATGAAGGGAGGAGTTGGAGACAACAGCTACTCCAAGAACTCTTCACTTCAG AAAAGAGTGGCTGACAAGGTGAAGCATGTAACCACGGAGGCCATCCAACAAGTATTCATAACCAAGAAGCCCAAGAGCCTAGGCATCGCCGACCTCGGTTGCGCCTCCGGCCCCAACGCCCTCTCCATCATAAAACAAGTGGTGGAAGCAGTCGAAAGCGCCAGCCGCGCCATCCAACAACCGCCACCGGAATTCCGCATCTATCTAAACGATCTCCACACCAATGACTTCAACACCATATTCCAAGGCTTGCCCGATCTCTACAAAGAGCTCAACCGAGGAACAAAGCAGCAGCCGCCTCTCTACATAGCGGCGTGCCCGGGCACTTTCTACggacgcctcttccccgagcgcAGCCTGCATTTCGTCTACTCCTCCAACAGCCTCCACTGGCTCTCGATGGTGCCACGCGGCATCTACGACGGAGAGGGGCGGTCGATGAATGGAAAGAGCATATACATATCAGAGAGAAGCCCTCCGGCGGTGAGGAGAGCTTACTTAGAGCAGTTTCAAGAGGACTTTTCGTTGTTCCTCAAGTCGCGGTCGCGGGAACTTATCCACGGTGGCCGGATGGTCCTCGTGATGTTGGGAAGGACAGCCTCCGACCACACCCACTGTGCAAATTTATTCTTGTGGGAACTTCTCTACCAATCTCTAGCGCATCTCGTTGCTCAG GGTGAAGTTGAGGAGGAGAAGCTGGAGAGCTACGACGTGCATTTCTATGCGCCATCGAAGGAGGAGTTGGAAGACGAGGTGAGGAAGGAGGGTTCGTTCCGAACGGAGATGGTCGAGGTGTTTGAAATGGAGAGGGCCGACATGAGTGGGAGCTACGGGACGGCGGTGGCGAAGGCTGTGAGGTGTATTCAAGAATCGATGTTGGCTCACCACTTTGGGGAGGGGATCTTGGACAAGCTATTCCACCACTACGCCGCATTGATCGATCAAGAATCGGCCAAATGCGATGTTAGATCCACTACCGCTGTCCTCCTCCTCACCAAATTATGA
- the LOC121787597 gene encoding protein SUPPRESSOR OF GENE SILENCING 3-like, translating into MSSRRGVGYPSGVDPSVKGKSTAHANSSIDQLSRGVSDLNVNPTEDDGWVECGKKSKNKNKNTASKQWAPQHSTPKAWGQADTLQKLGLRTGGGIGQGSGQQQYGGRGHTKQPNHNHNDYVAAPPVIPPPLKNGWGRNAGAAHNQNVQAANNQVFQSNEVVDDDDDDDDESDGMDDSDEELMSDDFDSDESQKSHETRKKNKWFKDLFHSLDNLTAEQINEPERQWHCPACQGGPGAIDWYRGLQPLITHAKTKRSKRVKLHRELAEILDEELKRRGTSAVPAGEVFGKWKGLEERADKEIVWPPMVVILNTKHDKDDNDKWIGMGNQELLDYFSDYFAVKARHSYGPHGHRGISILIFEASAVGYAEAERLSKHFEANSRDRDAWHRNKVPFYPGGQRQLYGYMAEKPDMESFNQHSQGKSKLKYELRSYQEMVVKQMKQMSDDNQQLMWFKNKVANEQRSKKALEESFGVLSEKLRKTMVENQVVKLRTQKHHEQNREEMDSQEQFYKEQIQQLYDARNEKEENFEKIQQHEREKVTQSEADVASAEERARKREENSRLLQLQDKGLDEYISKRDKLVKAHEERLLELKHKLWAEEMALEKKFDEEFNKLIAEYSPAESK; encoded by the exons ATGAGCTCGAGGAGAGGGGTTGGGTATCCTTCTGGCGTAGATCCATCAGTCAAGGGTAAAAGCACAGCTCATGCTAACTCTAGCATTGATCAGTTATCCCGTGGTGTTTCGGATTTGAATGTAAATCCTACAGAAGACGATGGATGGGTAGAATGtggaaaaaaatcaaagaacAAAAACAAGAACACTGCTTCTAAACAGTGGGCTCCCCAGCATTCCACCCCAAAGGCATGGGGTCAAGCTGATACCTTGCAAAAACTTGGTCTGCGAACTGGTGGAGGGATTGGACAGGGCTCCGGTCAACAACAATATGGTGGCAGAGGGCATACTAAGCAACCTAACCACAACCATAATGACTATGTTGCAGCTCCTCCAGTAATCCCCCCTCCTCTAAAAAATGGATGGGGAAGGAACGCTGGTGCGGCTCACAATCAAAATGTGCAAGCAGCTAATAATCAGGTCTTTCAGAGTAATGAAGTTgttgacgatgatgatgatgatgatgatgagtcAGATGGCATGGATGACTCAGATGAGGAGCTTATGAGTGATGACTTTGATTCGGATGAAAGCCAGAAAAGCCATGAGACTAGAAAGAAGAATAAGTGGTTTAAGGATCTTTTTCACTCTCTGGATAATTTAACTGCAGAGCAGATTAATGAGCCTGAAAGACAGTGGCATTGCCCAGCATGCCAAGGAGGTCCCGGAGCTATAGACTGGTATCGTGGCTTGCAACCCCTGATTACACACGCTAAAACTAAAAGATCCAAAAGGGTGAAGCTCCACAGAGAGCTTGCTGAAATCCTAGATGAGGAACTTAAAAGAAGGGGAACATCAGCAGTGCCAGCTGGTGAGGTATTTGGCAAATGGAAAGGTCTGGAGGAAAGAGCTGATAAAGAAATAGTCTGGCCTCCCATGGTGGTAATTTTGAATACCAAGCATGACAAAGATGACAATGACAAA TGGATTGGCATGGGTAATCAAGAATTGCTTGATTATTTCAGTGACTATTTTGCAGTAAAGGCACGTCATTCTTATGGACCACATGGGCATCGTGGCATCAGTATATTGATTTTTGAGGCCTCTGCAGTGGGATATGCAGAGGCTGAACGCTTGAGCAAGCATTTCGAAGCCAATTCCCGAGATAGGGATGCATGGCATAGAAATAAGGTTCCGTTCTACCCTGGTGGCCAGCGTCAACTTTATGGATACATGGCAGAAAAACCCGACATGGAGAGCTTTAATCAACATTCTCAAG GTAAATCCAAACTGAAGTATGAGTTACGATCTTATCAAGAGATGGTCGTGAAACAGATGAAGCAGATGAGTGATGACAATCAGCAGCTCATGTGGTTTAAGAACAAAGTGGCCAACGAACAGAGGAGCAAGAAAGCCCTTGAGGAATCTTTTGGAGTACTGAGTGAAAAGTTGCGAAAGACTATGGTAGAGAATCAAGTAGTGAAGCTGAGGACCCAGAAGCATCATGAACAAAACAGAGAAGAG ATGGACAGTCAGGAGCAATTTTACAAGGAACAGATCCAGCAGCTGTATGATGCTCGAAATGAGAAGGaggaaaattttgagaaaatacAGCAACACGAACGTGAAAAAGTAACTCAGTCTGAGGCTGATGTTGCTTCTGCTGAAGAAAGGGCACGCAA GCGTGAGGAGAATTCCAGATTGCTTCAGCTGCAGGACAAAGGGTTAGATGAGTACATCAGCAAGAGGGACAAGCTGGTGAAAGCCCATGAAGAGCGACTATTGGAACTGAAGCACAAGCTCTGGGCTGAAGAGATGGCGCTGGAGAAGAAGTTTGATGAGGAGTTCAATAAGCTCATCGCAGAATACTCCCCAGCTGAATCCAAGTAG